One genomic window of Haloferax mediterranei ATCC 33500 includes the following:
- a CDS encoding DUF6414 family protein, producing MIGIGDLPDFIYIDEPRVNQRLQFVNEGQVAELVETSGEHESKASGGGLNIYKVLNYNREKSTGETEEVVRTIQNTPTGKLSIFFSFMDQELGVTDLDDVTVSQRDELQQGDYVVFSGIVEEPPISKLMRLSEKYGLDLRQIIDFSDTEATPEALFAELEDARNYYSIQMSDKVNGRFVFRLDPENMTGIERQFPSQYKEYTVFGRIEHLFEGNERQYHLSIFNEMSAGSRRERTKRRQKMKSLASDFSQLYDQDTGESMFYIESPDILINPISIYALM from the coding sequence ATGATTGGAATTGGTGACTTACCAGACTTTATCTACATTGATGAACCCCGCGTCAACCAACGCCTACAATTCGTAAACGAAGGCCAAGTTGCCGAACTTGTTGAGACATCTGGTGAGCATGAGTCAAAAGCAAGCGGAGGTGGATTGAATATTTACAAGGTTTTGAACTATAACCGAGAAAAATCAACAGGGGAGACTGAAGAGGTTGTTCGGACTATTCAGAATACCCCGACAGGGAAACTTTCGATATTTTTCAGTTTCATGGATCAGGAGTTAGGAGTAACTGATCTTGATGATGTGACTGTTAGCCAACGAGATGAGCTACAACAAGGAGATTATGTGGTATTCTCAGGAATCGTCGAAGAGCCACCGATCTCAAAGCTCATGCGACTTTCAGAAAAATACGGGCTAGACCTGAGGCAAATTATTGATTTCTCAGATACAGAGGCCACACCAGAAGCTCTTTTCGCAGAGTTAGAAGATGCTCGCAATTATTATTCAATCCAAATGTCTGATAAAGTCAATGGACGGTTTGTTTTCCGCTTAGATCCAGAGAATATGACTGGTATTGAGAGGCAATTCCCTAGTCAATATAAAGAATATACGGTGTTCGGACGCATTGAGCATTTATTCGAAGGCAATGAACGACAGTATCACCTTTCTATCTTTAATGAGATGAGTGCGGGTTCCAGGAGAGAGCGGACAAAAAGGCGACAGAAGATGAAATCATTGGCGAGCGACTTTAGCCAGCTCTACGACCAAGACACCGGCGAGTCAATGTTCTACATCGAATCTCCAGACATACTGATCAACCCGATATCGATCTACGCTCTTATGTAG
- the asd gene encoding aspartate-semialdehyde dehydrogenase, producing MAVRVGILGATGAVGQRFIQLLEDHPTFELAALTASESSAGKRYDEAAKWRVNTPIPDDVAEMEVGRTDPADVPDDIDLLFSSLPSSVAAEVEPDFLEAGYVVSSNSSNDRMAPDVPLTIPEINPGHLDLIEVQRDERGWDGALVKNPNCSTITMVPTLAALDQFGLDRVHVTTLQAVSGAGYDGVTSMEIIDNAIPHIGGEEEKMESESRKLLGTFDGAEVALHDAEVNASCNRIPTLDGHLESVFADLAEDASPEDVAAAMREYPGVDLPSAPEKLIHVFEDNFRPQPRLDRERGDGMQISAGGIQATDRGVKYNCLAHNTIRGAAGASVLNGELLAEEGWI from the coding sequence ATGGCAGTACGAGTCGGAATCCTCGGCGCAACCGGTGCAGTTGGACAGCGATTCATCCAGCTTCTCGAAGACCACCCAACGTTCGAACTCGCGGCGCTCACCGCGAGCGAGTCGAGCGCGGGCAAGCGATATGACGAAGCGGCAAAGTGGCGTGTCAATACCCCCATCCCGGACGACGTCGCGGAGATGGAAGTCGGTCGGACCGACCCCGCGGACGTGCCAGACGACATCGACCTCCTCTTTTCGTCGCTTCCCTCGTCGGTCGCCGCGGAGGTCGAACCGGACTTCCTCGAAGCCGGGTACGTCGTCTCCTCGAACTCCTCGAACGACCGCATGGCCCCCGACGTGCCGCTGACGATTCCCGAAATCAACCCCGGCCATCTCGACCTCATCGAGGTCCAGCGCGACGAGCGCGGGTGGGACGGCGCACTCGTGAAGAACCCGAACTGCTCGACCATCACGATGGTCCCGACGCTCGCCGCGCTTGACCAGTTCGGTCTCGACCGCGTCCACGTGACGACCCTGCAGGCCGTCTCCGGCGCGGGCTACGACGGCGTCACCTCGATGGAAATCATCGACAACGCCATCCCGCACATCGGCGGCGAAGAAGAAAAGATGGAAAGCGAGTCGCGGAAGCTTCTCGGCACGTTCGACGGTGCGGAAGTCGCACTCCACGACGCCGAGGTCAACGCCTCTTGTAACCGTATTCCGACGCTCGACGGTCACCTCGAAAGCGTCTTCGCGGACCTCGCTGAGGACGCCTCCCCCGAGGATGTCGCGGCCGCGATGCGGGAGTACCCCGGCGTCGACCTCCCGAGCGCGCCCGAGAAACTCATCCACGTCTTCGAGGACAACTTCCGCCCACAGCCCCGCCTCGACCGCGAGCGCGGTGATGGTATGCAGATCTCCGCCGGTGGCATTCAGGCGACCGACCGCGGCGTGAAGTACAACTGCCTCGCGCACAACACGATTCGCGGTGCTGCTGGCGCGTCTGTTCTCAACGGCGAACTCCTCGCCGAAGAAGGCTGGATTTAA
- a CDS encoding winged helix-turn-helix domain-containing protein: protein MSEQHLGSNRLSLIPSSSGSTDSSTEMAHVSSDDLDGPVLPIVLQSLDDSNCRAILSQLDSPMSASELCEECDLSSSTVYRKLELLRDSALVREYTEVRRDGPNVTLYERDFTEVTIGIDDTGEFSLTVARPETDAEDRLATFWSAMKEES, encoded by the coding sequence ATGAGTGAACAACACCTTGGGTCGAATCGACTCTCGCTGATCCCGTCGAGCAGTGGCTCGACAGACTCATCTACCGAAATGGCCCACGTTTCCTCTGACGACCTCGACGGTCCCGTGCTCCCGATAGTGTTGCAATCACTCGACGACAGCAACTGTCGAGCGATACTCTCGCAGTTAGACAGCCCGATGTCCGCGAGCGAACTCTGTGAGGAGTGCGACCTGTCCAGTTCGACCGTCTACCGAAAGCTCGAATTACTCCGCGACTCGGCGCTCGTTCGGGAGTATACCGAGGTTCGACGCGACGGGCCGAACGTCACGCTCTACGAGCGGGATTTCACGGAGGTCACTATCGGCATCGACGACACCGGTGAGTTCTCGTTGACGGTGGCTCGTCCAGAGACGGATGCGGAAGACCGATTAGCGACGTTCTGGTCGGCGATGAAAGAGGAGTCGTAA
- a CDS encoding IS1595 family transposase, with protein MPQTQPAFGGMLRQLVDLGLFELDTEPLDAVIERRLKEFWEYTTCPRCGHPSIHTWESSDRVICRNCDFKPVYTYGTPFHEKHLTTGEVLLAYLLYADTLLSISQIAVVLDRAYKTVYYAIREVEAAVTRGFPLVWEQFQHSISGPTQIDESSTVCSGYKGQDPPRTSRYRGGSSRSGRSRWKGRHGDQITLVAACRDVLRVIRGHLGISYQGDLEPVLQEAEDLSQRLGEVWTDGLQAYREMEYDHRTVIHDERYVSADGVHINQVECLFSLVKPWLRKFRGLSKQGLEQAAHTFGLIRSLNLVGASLEIVVDCLATGSLHSST; from the coding sequence ATGCCTCAGACTCAGCCAGCGTTCGGTGGAATGCTTCGCCAGCTCGTTGATCTTGGATTGTTCGAGTTGGACACCGAGCCGCTCGATGCCGTCATTGAGCGGCGACTCAAGGAGTTCTGGGAGTATACCACGTGTCCTCGCTGCGGCCACCCCAGCATTCACACGTGGGAGTCGTCCGACCGCGTTATCTGCCGAAACTGCGATTTTAAACCGGTCTACACCTATGGCACGCCCTTCCACGAGAAGCACCTCACCACCGGAGAGGTGCTTCTCGCGTACCTCCTCTATGCAGACACGTTGCTCAGTATCTCTCAAATCGCGGTTGTGCTCGACAGGGCGTACAAGACCGTCTATTACGCGATTCGAGAGGTGGAAGCCGCGGTCACGCGCGGCTTCCCCCTCGTCTGGGAGCAATTCCAACACTCCATCTCGGGCCCAACGCAAATCGACGAATCGAGCACGGTCTGTTCAGGCTACAAAGGCCAAGACCCGCCGCGGACCAGTCGGTACCGCGGCGGGTCGTCCCGATCGGGGCGCTCACGATGGAAGGGCCGTCACGGAGACCAGATAACGCTCGTCGCGGCGTGCCGCGACGTGCTTCGGGTGATTCGCGGTCACCTTGGAATCAGCTACCAGGGAGACCTCGAACCGGTACTGCAAGAGGCTGAAGACCTCTCCCAGCGGCTGGGAGAGGTCTGGACTGATGGACTCCAAGCGTATCGAGAGATGGAGTACGACCACCGAACCGTTATCCACGACGAACGGTACGTTTCGGCCGACGGCGTCCACATCAACCAAGTCGAGTGCCTCTTCTCGCTAGTCAAACCGTGGCTGCGGAAGTTTCGCGGCCTGTCCAAGCAGGGCTTGGAGCAGGCCGCTCACACCTTCGGGCTCATTCGCTCGCTGAATCTGGTCGGCGCATCCCTCGAAATCGTCGTCGATTGCCTTGCTACGGGGTCACTCCACAGTTCTACATAA
- a CDS encoding CAP domain-containing protein, translating to MSEGWFADRDERPIIRRESKWDRPKAMDERDIGRVGGDGKPIKTSSSPGVNEDGSLDWSNRTPQSDTGSVSDKPSFADRIKSRWPSVKRRLKRTQWKLKWKAKRTMNRLVSLCLSLAKVAVAIFVIIAVASFSAGLLDGGSIPVLSGSNATETTPIPDESTAIPESKGKSYVSSDDLDTHRIELLIFERLNEERQKRGLSPVEYDLELQAIARYHSKDMAESGYFAHDSPDGESLKARYQKFGYNCKVPVGGNAYMTGSENIAQTYHDENVVGAGYLATEQELADGLMDQWMNSTGHRKNILTPEWNNIGVGVYIIEESGGTAVYATQNFC from the coding sequence ATGTCTGAAGGGTGGTTTGCCGACCGGGACGAACGGCCAATTATCCGACGGGAGAGCAAGTGGGACCGTCCGAAGGCGATGGACGAACGCGATATTGGCCGGGTTGGTGGCGATGGAAAGCCGATAAAGACGTCTTCGAGCCCCGGTGTGAACGAAGACGGCTCACTCGATTGGAGCAACCGCACTCCACAATCAGATACGGGCAGTGTAAGCGATAAACCGAGCTTTGCCGACCGAATCAAAAGCAGATGGCCGTCGGTAAAACGACGCCTCAAACGAACGCAATGGAAGCTCAAATGGAAGGCAAAACGGACGATGAACCGACTCGTTTCGCTCTGTCTCTCATTGGCAAAGGTCGCTGTCGCGATATTCGTGATTATCGCAGTCGCATCCTTTTCGGCCGGGCTACTCGATGGCGGTTCGATACCCGTGCTTTCGGGGTCGAACGCAACCGAAACAACGCCGATACCAGACGAGAGTACCGCGATTCCGGAGTCAAAGGGGAAATCGTACGTCTCGTCGGATGACCTGGATACGCATCGAATCGAGCTACTCATCTTCGAACGGCTCAACGAAGAGCGCCAAAAACGGGGGCTCAGTCCCGTCGAATACGACTTGGAACTCCAAGCGATTGCCCGCTATCACAGCAAAGATATGGCCGAATCAGGGTATTTTGCTCACGATTCACCCGATGGGGAGTCATTGAAGGCACGCTACCAGAAGTTCGGTTACAACTGTAAGGTCCCAGTCGGCGGGAACGCATACATGACAGGGTCGGAAAACATTGCGCAAACCTATCACGACGAGAACGTCGTTGGGGCTGGCTATCTGGCCACCGAACAAGAGTTGGCAGATGGCCTGATGGATCAATGGATGAACTCGACCGGTCACCGCAAAAACATCCTGACGCCGGAGTGGAATAACATCGGCGTCGGTGTGTACATAATCGAGGAATCGGGCGGAACTGCCGTCTATGCGACGCAGAACTTCTGTTGA
- a CDS encoding GNAT family N-acetyltransferase, with translation MPGAIFLEGDRVELRTIESEDTEFLHETINDRRVRQGLAAVDPVTRSNERDWVESRGEGDDINFLICDGGEPVGTIGLKPPNVINGATEVGYMVAPDHWGNDYATDALRALCGYAFEERRLNKVYANAYETNPASSRVLEKVGFQREGVHREQGFVDGEHVDVFRYGLLAHEWQHTADEPGRKAERDSWI, from the coding sequence ATGCCCGGAGCAATCTTTCTCGAAGGCGACCGCGTCGAACTCCGAACCATCGAATCGGAAGACACCGAATTTCTCCACGAGACCATCAACGACCGGCGAGTTCGACAGGGTCTCGCCGCCGTCGATCCGGTAACGCGGTCGAACGAACGCGACTGGGTCGAGTCCCGCGGCGAGGGCGACGACATCAACTTCCTCATCTGCGACGGCGGGGAGCCGGTCGGAACGATTGGTCTCAAGCCGCCGAACGTCATCAACGGGGCGACCGAGGTCGGCTACATGGTCGCGCCCGACCACTGGGGGAACGACTATGCAACCGACGCGCTCCGGGCACTCTGTGGGTACGCCTTCGAAGAGCGACGGCTCAACAAAGTGTACGCGAACGCCTACGAGACCAACCCGGCTTCGAGTCGCGTCCTAGAGAAAGTCGGATTCCAGCGCGAGGGCGTCCACCGCGAACAGGGCTTTGTCGACGGCGAACACGTGGACGTGTTCCGGTACGGACTGCTCGCTCACGAGTGGCAGCATACTGCCGACGAACCCGGCCGTAAGGCCGAACGCGACAGTTGGATTTAG
- a CDS encoding efflux RND transporter permease subunit, with the protein MKRDLTSRYADVVASRSRLVIALVLVVSAVVGAGAIVGTTGDGDIGTARLDSPEQAALDQIESTYETDDAVVAQIVVRDRGGDVLTRDSLLRSLRLQRDLRENESINSTLHDETKLVGIENIVANVAYAHEQRDSHTTSRPSTAARNNTSASAQSARGASQTPTLDQQIAALEASSDEAVETYLSRILGPDASVPGNDPAEFLPSKYEPGTSSADARTTLVFQRNPDGSAATTREVNDAQVAIESLVTERFADAFVFGQGTIDAESSQAIGDTFIIVTPVAIVLLLVVLAIAYRDIVDVLVSVFGVGVVMVWYAGVQGWLGIPSNSTLIAVPFLLIGLSIDYSLHVVMRYREARAGVLDTDDETAGQRDPTTAMRVGVAGVVLALATAAFSTAVGFSSNYVSPLGSIQDFAILSSVGIVAIFVVFAALVPAVKLELERVFARRGRRRNVAVGVGSGRLNGLLSGAARLAQRAPVVVLVVSLLLASAGAYGATGIDTEFNQADFLPQDAPAWMKSLPEPFAPSDYEASENLDYLSDNFRQRGQGSAGQILVRGNVTAPALLTATDDVTHSVSSRETVVVGSDGNAAIESPASVLRSVAAQNETVAGAIESRDTDGDGLPERDVAAVYDLLFDVAPEQASSVLYRSETGTYESARLTIGVEGDASAQSVAGDVRDVASAIESDAPVRATATGGPVITAVVQSALFETLVEGFAITLGVILTLLVGLYWVRYGAPGVGLVTIAPVLIALAWLLGTMAVLDIPFNSETVVITSLAIGLGVDYSIHVSERFIDERAQRDSLADTLSTALTGTGSALLGSAVTTASGFGVLALSLSPPLQRFGLVTGLSIIYAFVACMTVLPCLLVARERLLGRFSYGSPDAR; encoded by the coding sequence ATGAAGCGGGACCTAACGTCTCGATACGCAGACGTGGTCGCTTCGCGGAGTCGGTTGGTAATCGCGCTGGTACTCGTCGTCAGTGCCGTTGTCGGCGCTGGCGCGATTGTCGGCACCACCGGAGACGGAGACATCGGCACCGCACGTCTCGATTCGCCGGAGCAGGCGGCGCTCGACCAGATCGAATCGACGTACGAAACTGACGATGCAGTCGTCGCACAAATCGTCGTCAGAGACCGGGGAGGTGACGTTCTCACTCGTGACTCGCTACTACGGAGCCTCCGCCTACAACGGGACCTCCGCGAAAACGAGTCGATCAATTCGACGCTCCACGACGAGACGAAACTCGTCGGCATCGAGAACATCGTGGCGAACGTCGCGTACGCCCACGAACAGCGCGACAGTCACACTACATCGAGGCCCTCTACGGCCGCGAGAAACAACACGTCTGCTTCGGCCCAGTCGGCCCGAGGCGCGTCGCAAACGCCGACGCTCGACCAGCAGATTGCGGCACTCGAAGCTAGTTCCGATGAAGCGGTCGAGACGTATCTCAGCCGTATTCTCGGCCCAGACGCATCCGTTCCCGGCAACGACCCGGCCGAATTCCTGCCGTCGAAATACGAACCAGGCACTTCGAGTGCGGACGCGAGAACGACTCTCGTCTTCCAGAGGAATCCGGACGGGTCGGCGGCGACCACCCGGGAGGTCAACGATGCGCAGGTTGCTATCGAGTCGCTCGTCACGGAGCGCTTCGCCGACGCGTTCGTTTTCGGACAGGGCACCATCGACGCGGAGTCCTCGCAGGCGATTGGTGATACGTTTATCATCGTCACGCCGGTCGCAATCGTCCTCCTCCTCGTCGTGCTCGCCATCGCCTACCGCGACATCGTGGACGTTCTCGTGAGCGTGTTCGGTGTCGGCGTCGTGATGGTCTGGTACGCCGGCGTACAGGGGTGGCTCGGCATTCCGTCGAACTCGACGTTGATCGCCGTGCCGTTCTTGCTCATTGGCCTGAGCATCGACTACTCGCTCCACGTCGTGATGCGCTATCGAGAGGCCCGAGCGGGTGTCCTCGACACCGACGACGAAACTGCCGGCCAGCGAGACCCAACGACAGCGATGCGTGTCGGGGTTGCCGGTGTCGTCCTCGCATTAGCGACTGCCGCATTTTCGACGGCTGTTGGCTTCTCGTCGAACTACGTTAGCCCGCTGGGTTCGATTCAGGACTTCGCCATCTTGAGCAGCGTTGGCATCGTCGCCATCTTCGTCGTCTTCGCCGCGCTCGTCCCGGCTGTCAAACTCGAACTCGAACGAGTGTTCGCCCGCCGCGGTCGCCGCCGAAACGTTGCTGTCGGCGTCGGCTCCGGGCGGCTGAACGGCCTTCTGTCAGGTGCTGCCAGGCTCGCACAGCGAGCGCCCGTCGTCGTTCTCGTGGTCTCGCTACTGCTCGCCTCCGCAGGCGCGTATGGTGCGACTGGTATCGACACCGAGTTCAACCAAGCCGACTTCCTCCCGCAGGATGCCCCGGCGTGGATGAAGTCCCTCCCGGAACCGTTCGCGCCCAGCGACTACGAGGCGAGCGAGAACCTCGACTACCTGAGCGACAACTTCCGCCAACGTGGACAGGGGTCGGCGGGACAGATACTCGTACGGGGGAACGTCACTGCGCCGGCACTACTCACCGCAACCGACGACGTGACCCATAGCGTGAGCAGTCGAGAGACGGTCGTCGTCGGCTCTGACGGCAACGCCGCTATCGAGAGCCCGGCATCCGTTCTTCGGAGCGTCGCCGCCCAAAACGAGACGGTCGCGGGCGCAATCGAATCGCGTGACACAGATGGTGACGGGCTTCCGGAGAGGGACGTCGCGGCAGTCTACGACCTGTTGTTCGACGTCGCCCCCGAACAGGCATCCTCGGTCCTCTACCGCTCTGAGACGGGAACGTACGAATCCGCGCGACTGACTATCGGCGTGGAAGGCGACGCCTCGGCCCAGTCGGTTGCAGGCGACGTGCGAGACGTCGCATCGGCCATCGAGTCGGATGCGCCGGTGAGAGCGACTGCGACCGGCGGGCCGGTCATCACCGCTGTCGTCCAAAGCGCGCTGTTCGAGACGCTCGTCGAAGGGTTCGCCATCACGCTCGGCGTCATTCTCACGCTTCTCGTCGGGCTATACTGGGTGCGCTACGGTGCGCCGGGGGTGGGGTTGGTGACGATCGCCCCCGTCCTGATTGCACTCGCGTGGTTGCTCGGAACGATGGCGGTACTCGATATCCCGTTCAACAGCGAGACGGTCGTTATTACCAGTCTGGCGATTGGTCTCGGCGTGGATTACAGCATCCACGTCAGTGAACGATTCATCGACGAACGCGCCCAGCGCGACTCGCTTGCGGACACGCTGTCTACGGCACTCACCGGCACTGGAAGTGCATTGCTCGGCAGTGCTGTGACGACCGCATCCGGGTTCGGCGTGCTCGCACTGTCGCTTTCGCCACCGCTGCAGCGGTTCGGTCTCGTCACTGGACTGAGCATCATCTACGCGTTCGTCGCGTGTATGACCGTGCTTCCGTGCCTTCTCGTGGCCCGTGAGCGCTTGCTCGGACGGTTCTCGTACGGGTCCCCGGACGCGAGGTGA
- a CDS encoding DUF7521 family protein, with product MELLVASLVVVKIAALVLGGVVSLMAYRAYNRTRIAGLQYFAVGLAVITLGTALVGVFHHLGGASTTEGMLFESVIICLGFVVMIFGLYQT from the coding sequence ATGGAGCTACTCGTCGCATCGCTCGTTGTCGTCAAGATTGCCGCGTTGGTCCTCGGCGGAGTCGTCTCGTTGATGGCGTATCGGGCCTACAACCGCACGCGGATTGCCGGCCTTCAGTACTTTGCAGTGGGGTTAGCAGTCATCACGCTGGGAACGGCCCTCGTCGGCGTGTTTCACCACCTCGGCGGAGCTTCGACCACCGAGGGAATGCTCTTCGAGAGCGTGATTATCTGTCTGGGATTCGTCGTGATGATATTCGGCCTCTACCAGACTTGA
- a CDS encoding AN1-type zinc finger domain-containing protein, which produces MRGNKQAHSCDACGDELEHLFYQCNYCGDGFCPEHRIPEKHGCVGLALTLSLEDKWFIQNKDDERSVVTAEGTDPSQVDETVKHLEQKSNAVSRTEDERREKISRLNKILSGEPTAGTPKKPKFLGEPPSERSGKPYRVFEPELTVGTAIEPTYSKSPDLNPDGTLQYEDEPDYLAEDAIALDRESNSILKWTVLSVGVLGLLVAVAVWTGLV; this is translated from the coding sequence ATGAGGGGGAACAAACAAGCGCATTCGTGTGACGCCTGTGGTGACGAGCTTGAGCACCTATTCTATCAGTGTAACTACTGTGGCGATGGTTTCTGTCCGGAACACAGGATACCCGAGAAGCATGGCTGTGTTGGACTCGCACTCACACTATCCCTTGAAGACAAATGGTTCATTCAGAACAAGGACGACGAACGTTCTGTCGTTACTGCAGAGGGGACAGACCCTTCTCAAGTCGATGAAACAGTCAAACACCTCGAACAGAAATCCAACGCGGTATCACGAACCGAGGACGAACGCCGAGAGAAGATTAGCCGTCTCAACAAAATATTGAGCGGCGAACCAACGGCTGGAACCCCTAAAAAGCCGAAATTTCTCGGCGAGCCACCGAGCGAACGGAGTGGAAAACCGTACCGCGTATTTGAACCAGAACTCACCGTCGGTACAGCAATTGAGCCGACGTACTCGAAGAGTCCAGACCTGAATCCCGATGGGACATTACAATACGAGGATGAGCCTGACTACCTAGCGGAAGATGCAATAGCGCTAGACCGAGAGAGCAATTCGATTTTGAAATGGACAGTACTGTCGGTTGGGGTGCTCGGTTTGTTGGTTGCGGTTGCTGTTTGGACTGGTCTCGTCTGA
- a CDS encoding HPP family protein — MQRRGLETGLAAGLLFATLGVVAWATGRAFIFPSLGPSAFVLAFERRGAQPRPSRVVVGHLVGAVVGFLSYALVASGVTLTASPPPVSVDGLRLVTSGVVSVAATSWGMVKTDAVHPPACATTLIVSLGLLSTAVDVGIIVVSVVALVAVHRGVESAVGGVNVR, encoded by the coding sequence ATGCAACGTCGCGGGCTCGAAACGGGACTCGCCGCCGGGCTGCTCTTCGCCACGCTCGGCGTCGTCGCGTGGGCGACCGGACGGGCGTTCATCTTCCCGAGTCTCGGCCCGTCGGCGTTCGTCCTCGCGTTCGAGCGTCGGGGGGCGCAACCCCGCCCGTCTCGCGTCGTCGTCGGACACCTCGTCGGTGCGGTGGTTGGCTTTCTCTCCTACGCACTCGTTGCGTCGGGCGTGACGCTCACCGCGTCACCGCCGCCGGTGTCCGTGGATGGGCTTCGACTCGTCACTAGCGGGGTCGTCTCCGTCGCCGCAACGAGTTGGGGAATGGTGAAAACGGATGCTGTTCATCCTCCGGCGTGTGCGACGACACTTATCGTCTCGCTCGGCCTGCTCTCGACGGCGGTGGATGTTGGGATTATCGTGGTGAGCGTAGTGGCGCTCGTGGCGGTTCACCGGGGAGTTGAGTCGGCGGTCGGGGGCGTCAACGTTCGGTGA